The following are encoded together in the Planctomycetaceae bacterium genome:
- a CDS encoding DUF5309 domain-containing protein has translation MAFTGKSTYSAGVTLPEIAEDVSDIVGIISPVETFLLDALGDPLREARSTYHEWLEDSLIPNKDTISDSSISVPDTETSFDVINGSRFRTGDQIQAEGSEELMLVTGVSSNTLTVVRGYAGTTAENIADAQVVYILGNAALEGDDKPAARFTNRVRCGNYTQIFTAGVEVSGTNIAASHLGISDEMDYQKSERLRELIRDLENTIINGGQPAANPQGSASVRRSMKGIVQSIDTNIFRTGDSGLPSGTELDEAKINYVLRKIWENSCGTVDLIVVGGYQKRKINSFLTASRSFGPADKAYTDMVSVYESDFGVCRIITSRWVPQDAVLFLDSSRVSVLPLAGRSFHFKPLASSGDYECGQLIGEYTLEFKNEAAHGVIRDLATA, from the coding sequence ATGGCATTTACAGGTAAATCAACATATTCAGCAGGCGTAACACTGCCTGAAATAGCGGAAGACGTTTCTGACATTGTCGGAATCATATCGCCGGTGGAAACTTTTTTGCTCGATGCACTGGGCGACCCGCTTCGTGAGGCAAGGAGCACATATCATGAATGGCTGGAAGATTCTCTGATTCCTAACAAAGACACTATCAGCGACAGTTCTATCAGTGTTCCTGACACCGAAACCAGTTTCGATGTTATCAATGGCAGCAGATTTAGAACTGGTGACCAGATTCAGGCTGAAGGCAGCGAAGAGCTGATGCTTGTTACCGGTGTTTCCAGTAATACGCTGACTGTAGTGCGAGGTTATGCGGGTACAACGGCTGAAAATATAGCCGATGCACAAGTTGTTTATATTCTCGGCAACGCGGCGCTCGAAGGTGATGATAAGCCTGCGGCGAGATTTACCAATCGTGTTCGCTGCGGAAACTACACGCAGATTTTTACAGCAGGCGTTGAAGTAAGCGGTACCAATATTGCCGCCAGTCATCTGGGTATTTCTGACGAGATGGATTATCAGAAATCGGAAAGACTGCGTGAACTTATCCGCGACCTTGAGAACACAATAATCAACGGCGGACAGCCAGCGGCCAATCCGCAAGGCTCGGCATCTGTTCGCAGGAGTATGAAAGGTATCGTGCAAAGCATTGATACAAATATATTCCGTACAGGTGATTCCGGTTTGCCGTCAGGTACGGAACTTGACGAGGCGAAAATCAATTACGTTCTTCGCAAGATTTGGGAAAACAGCTGCGGCACAGTAGATTTGATTGTTGTCGGCGGTTATCAGAAACGAAAAATCAACTCGTTCCTGACAGCAAGCAGAAGTTTCGGACCTGCTGATAAGGCCTACACCGATATGGTGAGCGTTTATGAAAGCGATTTCGGTGTTTGCAGGATTATCACCAGCAGGTGGGTTCCGCAGGATGCCGTTCTGTTCCTCGATTCTTCACGTGTCAGTGTACTTCCGCTTGCGGGCAGAAGCTTCCACTTCAAACCGCTGGCAAGCAGCGGCGATTATGAGTGCGGCCAGCTCATCGGCGAATACACACTCGAATTCAAGAATGAAGCTGCGCACGGGGTCATCAGAGATTTGGCAACAGCGTAA